Proteins from one Staphylococcus saprophyticus subsp. saprophyticus ATCC 15305 = NCTC 7292 genomic window:
- the accB gene encoding acetyl-CoA carboxylase biotin carboxyl carrier protein produces the protein MNFKEIKELIEILDQSNLTEINIEDKGNVVNLKKEKETEIITPQISQQPMQQLAPQQGVASNPVATGSTEETTSDASTTDDNLQTINAPMVGTFYKSPSPEESAYVQVGDSVTNESTVCILEAMKLFNEIQAEVTGEIAEILVEDGQMVEYGQPLFKVK, from the coding sequence ATGAATTTTAAAGAAATTAAAGAATTAATTGAAATTCTTGATCAATCAAATTTGACTGAAATTAATATAGAAGACAAGGGCAATGTTGTTAATTTAAAAAAAGAAAAAGAAACTGAAATCATTACACCACAAATTTCACAACAACCGATGCAACAATTAGCGCCGCAACAAGGTGTAGCATCAAATCCAGTAGCTACAGGTAGTACAGAAGAAACTACTAGCGATGCAAGTACAACTGACGATAACCTACAAACTATTAATGCGCCAATGGTAGGTACATTTTATAAATCGCCATCACCAGAAGAAAGTGCTTACGTACAAGTTGGTGATTCTGTTACAAACGAATCAACTGTCTGTATATTAGAAGCGATGAAATTATTTAATGAAATTCAAGCCGAAGTAACTGGGGAAATTGCAGAAATTTTAGTAGAAGACGGTCAAATGGTAGAGTATGGCCAACCGTTATTTAAGGTGAAATAA
- the accC gene encoding acetyl-CoA carboxylase biotin carboxylase subunit: MNKILIANRGEIAVRIIRACHELGLQTVAIYSEGDKDALHTQIADEAYCVGPTQSKDSYLNIPNILSIATSTGCDGVHPGYGFLAENGDFAELCEACQLKFIGPSYESIQKMGIKDVAKEEMKRAEVPVVPGSEGLVQDINEAKKIATEIGYPVIIKATAGGGGKGIRVARDEKELETGFKMTQQEAETAFGNNGLYLEKFIENFRHIEIQIMGDSFGNVVHLGERDCTIQRRMQKLVEEAPSPILTEEKRQEMGNAAVRAAKAVNYENAGTIEFIYDLDTNDFYFMEMNTRIQVEHPVTEMVTGVDLVKLQLKVAMGEKLPFKQKDIKIEGHAMEFRINAENPYKNFMPSPGQITQYLAPGGFGVRIESACYTNYTIPPYYDSMVAKLIVHEPTREEAIMTGLRALGEYLVLGIDTTIPFHIRLLNNDIFRSGVFNTKFLETHNIMDDQSK, translated from the coding sequence ATGAATAAAATTTTAATAGCAAATAGAGGAGAAATTGCAGTAAGAATCATTCGTGCATGTCATGAACTTGGATTGCAAACAGTGGCAATATACTCTGAAGGAGATAAAGACGCACTACATACTCAAATTGCTGATGAAGCATATTGCGTTGGCCCAACTCAATCTAAAGATTCTTACTTAAACATCCCAAACATTTTATCAATAGCAACTTCTACTGGATGCGACGGTGTTCATCCAGGGTACGGGTTTTTAGCAGAAAATGGAGATTTCGCAGAATTATGTGAAGCATGCCAGTTAAAATTTATTGGACCTAGCTATGAATCAATTCAAAAAATGGGGATTAAAGATGTAGCTAAAGAAGAAATGAAACGTGCAGAAGTACCTGTAGTTCCTGGTAGCGAGGGGTTAGTTCAAGATATCAATGAAGCTAAAAAAATCGCTACTGAAATTGGCTATCCAGTAATCATTAAAGCAACTGCTGGTGGCGGTGGTAAAGGGATTAGAGTGGCACGTGACGAAAAAGAACTTGAAACTGGTTTTAAAATGACACAACAAGAAGCAGAAACTGCATTTGGCAATAATGGCTTATATCTAGAAAAATTCATTGAAAATTTCCGTCATATTGAAATACAAATTATGGGTGATAGCTTTGGTAATGTTGTACATTTAGGTGAGCGTGACTGTACAATTCAACGAAGAATGCAAAAATTAGTTGAGGAAGCTCCTTCACCGATACTTACCGAAGAAAAACGCCAAGAAATGGGAAATGCAGCAGTCAGAGCAGCAAAAGCCGTAAATTATGAAAATGCTGGGACGATAGAATTCATTTATGACTTAGATACGAATGACTTTTATTTTATGGAAATGAACACGCGAATTCAAGTTGAACATCCAGTTACAGAGATGGTTACGGGTGTAGACTTAGTTAAACTACAATTGAAGGTTGCAATGGGTGAAAAACTTCCTTTCAAACAAAAAGATATTAAAATCGAGGGACATGCAATGGAATTCAGAATCAATGCTGAAAATCCATATAAAAATTTCATGCCTTCTCCAGGTCAAATCACTCAATATTTAGCTCCAGGCGGTTTTGGTGTGAGAATTGAATCAGCTTGTTATACTAATTATACGATTCCACCTTATTATGATTCTATGGTAGCGAAACTCATTGTTCATGAACCAACACGAGAAGAAGCAATTATGACAGGTTTACGCGCACTAGGTGAGTATCTTGTTCTTGGCATTGATACAACAATCCCATTCCATATTCGTTTACTAAATAATGATATTTTTAGAAGCGGCGTATTTAATACGAAGTTTTTAGAAACACATAATATTATGGATGATCAATCTAAATAG
- a CDS encoding Asp23/Gls24 family envelope stress response protein produces the protein MVKVSETSHSQLGKIEIAPEVLTVIASIATSEVKGIQGHFKELKKGSIENISKKQLSRGVKVDTNDEGIYIDVYCSLAYGINISETAKKIQQAIYNSLTTMTTIEPSQINIHITHIEPIN, from the coding sequence ATGGTCAAAGTTTCAGAAACCTCACATTCCCAATTAGGTAAAATAGAAATAGCACCCGAGGTATTAACAGTCATAGCTAGTATTGCCACTTCAGAAGTAAAAGGTATACAAGGGCATTTTAAAGAATTAAAAAAAGGCAGCATTGAAAACATTAGCAAAAAACAGCTTAGTCGCGGTGTTAAAGTAGATACAAATGATGAAGGCATCTATATCGATGTATATTGTTCATTAGCGTATGGTATCAATATATCGGAAACTGCTAAAAAAATTCAACAAGCTATTTATAATTCGTTAACGACGATGACAACAATTGAACCTAGTCAAATCAATATTCATATTACACATATAGAACCAATAAATTAA
- the nusB gene encoding transcription antitermination factor NusB has translation MSRKESRTQAFQTLFQLEMKNSDLTIEEAISFIKDDNPDLEFEFISWLVTGVKDHEVVLDEKIQPHLKDWTLARLLKSDRIILRMSTFEMLHSSTPQKVIINEAVELAKQFSDDDHYKFINGVLSNIE, from the coding sequence ATGAGTCGAAAAGAATCCAGAACGCAAGCCTTTCAAACTCTATTTCAACTTGAAATGAAAAATAGCGATTTAACAATTGAAGAAGCAATCAGTTTTATTAAAGATGATAATCCAGATTTAGAATTCGAATTCATCAGTTGGTTAGTAACTGGCGTTAAAGATCACGAAGTTGTGCTAGATGAAAAAATCCAACCTCATTTAAAGGACTGGACTTTAGCACGATTGTTAAAATCTGATCGAATTATCTTAAGAATGTCTACATTTGAAATGTTACATAGTTCAACACCACAAAAAGTAATTATCAATGAAGCTGTTGAATTAGCAAAACAATTCAGTGATGATGATCATTACAAATTTATAAACGGTGTATTGAGCAATATTGAATAG
- the xseA gene encoding exodeoxyribonuclease VII large subunit, producing MSEYLSVTSLTKYIKYKFDQDPHLQSVLIKGELSNFKKHSSGHLYFNVKDKNSVISAMMFKGNASKIDFEPKEGDEVLLEARVSVYERRGNYQIYVNKMHMDGIGNLYQKLEQLKKKLTKEGFFDQNHKKVIPKFPQKIAVLTAGTGAAIRDIHTTINSRYPLAEQVQINTLVQGEQAKSDIIEKINQADALNVDTIIIGRGGGSIEDLWNFNEEDVVKAIYNCQTPIISAVGHETDFTLSDFVADVRAATPTQAAVMATPDQYELRQYLQQANLSLTRFIKQYMQQKRKHLEHVASYYKFQTPSLLYDQQIQKRDDLEKQLKLSLNLKIKNQQQQLQLLFNNFNLKTFKQRIKRDQLTNNQKRVELSKVMHNLLDNQKNNLARKLENLNNLSPTNTMLRGYTIVNKDDKVITSTKDLAENDNIVLTMKDGVVDAQVKKVRCNDE from the coding sequence ATGTCAGAATATTTAAGTGTAACTTCGTTAACTAAATATATTAAATATAAATTTGATCAAGATCCTCATTTACAATCCGTATTGATTAAAGGCGAATTATCTAATTTTAAAAAGCATAGTAGTGGACATCTGTATTTTAATGTAAAAGATAAAAACAGTGTCATCAGTGCAATGATGTTTAAAGGAAATGCATCAAAAATTGATTTTGAACCTAAAGAAGGGGACGAAGTGCTATTAGAAGCACGTGTTTCTGTCTATGAACGTCGTGGTAATTATCAAATATATGTTAATAAAATGCATATGGATGGAATAGGTAATCTTTATCAAAAATTAGAGCAGTTAAAAAAGAAATTAACTAAAGAAGGCTTTTTTGATCAAAATCATAAGAAAGTGATACCTAAATTCCCCCAAAAAATAGCTGTGCTAACAGCCGGAACTGGCGCTGCAATACGAGATATTCATACGACTATTAATAGTAGGTATCCGTTAGCAGAACAAGTTCAGATCAATACACTTGTTCAAGGAGAACAAGCTAAAAGCGACATTATTGAAAAAATTAATCAAGCTGATGCTTTGAATGTTGATACAATTATTATCGGTCGTGGCGGAGGCTCTATCGAGGATTTATGGAATTTCAATGAAGAAGATGTCGTTAAAGCCATCTATAATTGTCAAACACCGATTATTTCCGCAGTAGGACATGAAACTGATTTTACATTAAGTGATTTTGTGGCAGATGTAAGAGCAGCAACACCAACTCAAGCAGCAGTAATGGCTACGCCGGACCAATATGAATTACGTCAATATTTACAGCAAGCTAATTTATCATTGACTCGATTTATCAAACAATATATGCAGCAAAAACGAAAACATTTGGAACATGTTGCATCTTATTATAAATTCCAAACGCCTTCACTACTTTATGATCAACAAATACAAAAACGTGATGATCTTGAGAAACAACTTAAGTTGTCTTTGAATTTGAAAATTAAAAATCAGCAACAACAATTACAGTTACTCTTTAACAATTTCAATTTAAAAACGTTTAAACAACGTATTAAAAGAGACCAATTAACAAATAATCAAAAACGTGTTGAATTAAGTAAAGTCATGCATAATTTACTTGATAATCAAAAAAACAATCTTGCTAGAAAACTAGAAAATCTTAATAATTTAAGTCCTACTAATACTATGTTGCGTGGTTATACAATCGTAAATAAGGATGATAAAGTTATTACCAGTACGAAAGACTTGGCTGAAAATGATAATATTGTGTTAACAATGAAAGATGGCGTTGTTGATGCACAAGTAAAGAAAGTAAGGTGTAATGATGAGTAA
- a CDS encoding exodeoxyribonuclease VII small subunit: MSNSNTQSFEEMMKELETIVQKLDNENVSLEESLNLYQRGMKLSATCDETLKDAEKRVNELMSDENTDNNDDTEKVDSDDE, from the coding sequence ATGAGTAATAGTAATACACAAAGTTTTGAAGAAATGATGAAAGAACTAGAAACAATCGTTCAAAAATTAGACAATGAAAATGTTTCTTTAGAAGAATCTTTAAACCTATATCAACGTGGTATGAAATTATCGGCTACTTGTGATGAAACATTAAAAGATGCTGAGAAAAGAGTAAATGAATTGATGTCTGATGAAAATACTGACAATAATGACGATACTGAGAAGGTAGATAGTGATGATGAATAA
- a CDS encoding polyprenyl synthetase family protein produces MMNKKMEHLTEEVNQLLSETIPNSKLNTNLEESMRYSLEAGGKRIRPVLLLLTLEMLTDQYKKGFSSALALEMIHTYSLIHDDLPPMDNDDYRRGKLTNHKVFGEWKAILAGDALLTKAFDMIVNDDSLNDVAKVKLIKRLSFASGHLGMVGGQTLDMQSEGAETNIDLDTLEKIHNAKTGALLKFAVMAAVDIAEPENEVSNALESYSEHLGLMFQIKDDLLDIYGDEAKLGKAVGSDIENDKSTYVSLLGQQGAEDKLKHHTDKAYKCLNQLPKQYNTDNLVYIIELFNNRES; encoded by the coding sequence ATGATGAATAAAAAAATGGAACATTTAACTGAAGAAGTTAATCAATTGTTATCTGAAACAATTCCAAATTCAAAACTAAATACTAATCTAGAAGAAAGTATGCGTTATTCACTAGAAGCAGGTGGTAAACGCATAAGACCTGTATTATTACTGTTAACTTTAGAAATGTTAACAGATCAGTATAAAAAAGGATTTTCATCAGCACTTGCACTAGAAATGATACACACATATTCATTAATACATGATGATTTACCACCAATGGATAATGATGATTATCGTAGAGGTAAATTAACAAACCATAAAGTATTTGGAGAGTGGAAAGCAATACTAGCAGGTGATGCATTACTAACTAAAGCATTTGATATGATTGTAAACGATGATTCACTTAATGATGTTGCTAAAGTTAAATTAATCAAACGTTTATCCTTTGCTAGTGGCCATCTGGGTATGGTAGGTGGTCAAACGCTTGATATGCAAAGCGAAGGTGCAGAAACAAATATTGATCTAGACACTTTAGAGAAAATTCATAATGCAAAAACAGGTGCACTATTAAAATTTGCAGTCATGGCAGCAGTCGATATTGCTGAACCAGAAAATGAAGTTTCCAATGCTTTAGAATCATATAGTGAACATTTGGGATTAATGTTCCAAATCAAAGATGATTTATTAGATATTTATGGTGATGAAGCAAAACTTGGTAAAGCTGTCGGTAGTGATATTGAAAATGATAAAAGTACCTATGTTTCACTTTTAGGCCAACAAGGGGCTGAAGACAAATTGAAACATCATACAGACAAAGCTTACAAATGTTTAAATCAATTACCAAAACAATATAATACTGACAATTTAGTTTATATTATAGAACTTTTTAATAATCGTGAATCATAA
- the ahrC gene encoding transcriptional regulator AhrC/ArgR, protein MAKKSVRHIKIREIISNEKIETQDELVKRLNEYELNVTQATVSRDIKELQLIKVPTPAGQYVYSLPNDRKYHPLEKLGRYLIDSFVNIDGTGNLLVLKTLPGNAQSIGAILDQIDWEDVLGTICGDDTCLIICRDDAASEKIKTRIFNLL, encoded by the coding sequence ATGGCTAAAAAATCGGTAAGACATATAAAAATAAGAGAAATAATTTCAAATGAAAAAATTGAAACACAAGATGAATTAGTAAAGCGATTAAATGAATATGAATTAAATGTTACCCAAGCGACCGTTTCTAGAGACATTAAAGAACTACAACTTATAAAAGTTCCCACGCCAGCGGGGCAATATGTTTATAGTTTACCAAATGATAGAAAATATCATCCTTTAGAAAAATTGGGTCGTTATTTAATTGACTCATTTGTAAATATTGATGGAACCGGTAATTTATTAGTATTAAAAACACTACCAGGTAATGCGCAATCTATTGGTGCAATATTAGACCAAATCGATTGGGAAGATGTATTAGGTACAATTTGTGGTGACGATACTTGTTTAATTATATGTCGAGATGATGCTGCAAGCGAGAAGATTAAAACACGCATCTTTAATTTATTATAA